TCGACGGCCAGCGCCCTCCCCCGCACCTCCACGTAGACCACATCGTCGCTGTGGGAAATCTTCAAGACGCCCCTATACGCATACTGTTTGTCAAATTTTGCATATAGCCTAGTCCCCTCTATACCTGAAAGCATTACTAAAAACTCGATATCGTCAAGCCTCGCCACGATGGACTTCAAGGCTTCCAACGCCTCGCAGTCCTCTAGCCTGACTTGTACTATATTAATGACATTGCCGTGGTGGCCTCTGGCGACTGTCGCGACGTAGCGTCCAGAAACCACGTTTTTAAGTGCTTGTATTACCCTGTCGGGATCTTCCGTGGCGTGTATGTAGACCCTGGCGTGGAGGAGGGAAACTGGACATGACATGTGTGATACGTGTTGAAATGTATTTAAACCGCTCTGGAGGTGGGCCCGTGAGTGTGTATGTTCTTCAAAGCAGTGATGTGTCTCTTGAGTGCGACATGGAGTACGGCGCTGGCAAGGAAGTCGTGTGTATTGTAAGAGGCGCAGCACAGGAGTGTGTAGAGGGAGCAGTTAAGAGGAGTAGCTACGCCGACTATATGAAAGTCGTGAGGGGGGATGCGACTATGCTGTACATCTCGACGTCGGTATTTAAGGTTGGTAAGACACCGGGGGAGTTAGTGAAGGAGCTTTTCGTATTGCTACGACTGTGTTAACTCTTCTTAAGTAAGCCTAGCTTAGCCAGCAACGTGGCCACGTCGTCTTGACTCAACTTCTTAACCTTTTTCTCATCTATAGTTGCATACGCCACCTCGATGTTGGCGCTGTCTGAGATCTCTACGGCAGACGCCAGCGCCTTCACGGCCAGATCAATGCAGTCGCCCATTTCTAGATCGAATTTGTAGTTCTTCTCTAGGTACTCGGTGATTGTGCCCGACTCAGCGCCTATGGCTGCGGCAAAGTAGCCGATGTATACTCCTGAGGGATCTGTCTGGTACAGCCTCGCGCCGTGTCTGTCTATGCCGGCGATTAGGAGGGCGACGCCGAAGGGCCTCGCGCCGCCGAACTGTGTGTACTGTTGCTTCAGGTTACACACAGCCTTTGTCAAAAACTCAACGTCGATAGGCTCGTCGTAAATAAACCGGTGGCTCAGCGCCACGTCGCGGGCGTAGTCTATTAGTATCCGCGCATCGGCAAGGAGGCCTGAGGGAGACGCCGCGACGTGGTCGTCAATTAGATAAATTTTGTCAAGTGACGACGAGTCGAAAAGTGCCGATATTTTCCTTTTCTCAGCGGCAAGCACGACGCCAGATTTACACTTAACCCCCACGGTGGGCCACCCTCTTTTTACAGCCTCGCCAGCGTACTCAACCTGGTAGATTTTACCCTCAGGAGAGAAGATGGTTATTGCTCTATCGTAGCCGGCCATTGCAGGCGGAAACATGCACGCACTGAGATTGTGGCTTTATAAATATAATGACCCAGGGGGATGTCGCGCAGTCTAAAAATAGGGCGGCCTAGCGGCGTGCAGTCTCTGTGAATAGCCGCATGTCAGAGGGGCCGGCGTTAAACTTTTAATAATTCACCATGTGGCTCGTCGTGACCTCAATGTACGCTTACGAGGCTTTGCCGGTGGCTGAGTGGTTCCGTAGGAACCGGGAGCTGGCGGGTTTTCACAACCCGACTAGGGCGCTGTACCAGACAATAAGGGAGTTGACGGAGAATTCTCTTGACGCCACGGAGACGTACGGCATACTCCCCACTATACTACTAAGGGTTAACGTAGAGGATGAGCAGAAGGGGTGGGTGTCTGTGTACGCAGAAGACAACGGTATTGGGATACCTGGCAACGAGATCCCAAATGTCTTTGGCCGGGTTTTCTATAGTAGCAAATACCGCATTAAGCAACACAGAGGGGTCTTCGGCCTAGGTCTCAAGATGGTGGTGCTGTACGCCCAGAGCACTACAAACAAGCCGGTTCTAGTGAGATCGGCTACGCTGAAATCCGACAAGATTTTTGAATATCAAATAATGATAGATACCAATAGCAACAGCCCCATTATCCTCGACAGGAGGGAGTATCCGAATAAGTACAGGTGGCACGGCACTGCGGTAAAGGTGTATCTAGAGGGTAACTGGCTAGCCTCCAAAAAGCGTATTGAGGACTATCTAAGGAGAACCGCTATAATTGCCCCCTACGCCGAGATCATCTTCAAAGGGCCTGATTTAGAGCTGTGGCTAAAGAGGAGGACTACCAAACTGCCGCCGGCTCCCAAGGAGGGTCTTCCTCACCCGAGAAGTGTTGACGTCGATACATTAAAGCAGATGATTCAGGAAAGCAGAGGGCTGACGTTGCAGGAATTCCTAATGGAGAACTTCGACGCCGTGGGCGAGGGCACCGCCAAGGCCTTTCTGGAGTGGGCGGGGTTTAACCCAAATATGAAGGTCAGGGCGCTTACACCCGAGGAGTTGGTGAGGCTTGTGGAGAAGATGAAGCAGTACGAGGGGTGGCGGAGACCGCGCTCCGACTGGCTCTCCCCAGCCGGTGCGGAGCTTCTGGAGATAGGCGCCAAGGCCATACTGGGCGCGGAGGCCGTCTTTGCCGTGACGCGGAAGCCGGAGTCCTACGGCGGCCATCCCTTTATCGTTGAGGCTGCGGTGGCGTGGGGCGGGCAGATACCCCCCGGCGACAGGCCGGTGTTGCTCCGCTACGCAAACAAAATCCCGTTGCTCTACGACGAGGGGGCTGACGTCGCGAGGAAGGTGGTTGACGAGTTTAACTGGCAGAATTACAAGGTAAAATTCCCGGCGCCACTCGCAGTCATAATTCATGTCTGTTCCACTAAAATACCTTACGCCTCCGCGGGGAAGGAGGCCATAGCAGAGGTGCCCGAGATAGAGAAGGAGATGCGGCTCGCCTTGAGAGACGCCGCAAAGAAGCTTAGGCTATACCTCTCGAGAAAGGAGAAGGAGATGGAGATGTTAAACCGCTACATTACGCTTGCCAAGTACATAGACGAGGTAGCCTACAACCTTGCTCTTGTCACGCGGATAGATAAGGAGTCGATAGCTAGGAATCTCCATAAGTTGATTGAGAAGAAGATAGGTCTCACCGTCGATGAATTAGTAAAGCACACCCTATCAATGTCGTCGGCACAGCAGGAGATGGCCGAGGCGGCGCCTCAGTAGGGAGTGAAAAAGTTATATTCCGCGCCTAGTTAGGCGATCTGTGAGTAGCCGGGCTGAGTTTCTAAAGCGTCTGGAGGACTGGGGGGCCGCTCTGACCAACTCTATTCTCAAGCTTCAGGAACCTGTGATGGAGATACCGGCGCGTACGCTTAGCAATACTATTTGGGATGAGAAGGCGAGGATGTTGAGACTTGGCCCCGAGAAGTTGCAGAGAAGATTTCTCGACATGAAAGAGGCGAGGCGGTTTATGCAGACAGTCTTGATGTTGCGTCTCATTGTGGAGGCTATTAGGGAGGACGTGTATCCCACGATACGTGATCTCTACTACAACGGGAAGCACACTATAGTCTTTAAGGATCCCCTGGGTAGGACGCATAGAGAGAATACGTGGGATGAGCAAGCCGAGTCCAATGCGGTGATTGAGGATATTGAAGTGGCTGCAAATGTGTTGCGGGAGGAGATGGGAGTATCGGCTGATGTTAAGGGAAAGATCGTGGGGCCTATTGTGGTGAGGTCTCAAGGTTATGAGCTCGACGCCAGTAAGTTCGGCGAGACTGCTCTCAGCCTGCCAGTTAACGTAGACGCCTTGGAGATAGTGAAGGTGGAGGCTACTTACGTACTTGTGGTAGAGAAAGACGCGATATTCCAGCGTCTTGTGAGAGAGAAGTTCTGGAGCCAGGAAAACGCCATATTAGTTACGGCGAAGGGCATGCCGGATAGAGCGACTAGGCGGTTTATTAGGAGGTTGAATGAGGAGTACAAGCTCCCGGTATATGTGCTCACAGACGGCGATCCCTATGGGTGGTACATATACTCTGTCTATAAAAGTGGGTCAATTAAGCTGAGTTATGAAAGTGAGCGCTTAGCTACGCCGGATGCCAAGTTTCTGGGGTTGACCGCCACGGACATAGACGCTTATAAAATATCTGACAACTACGTCATTGCGGCAAATGATCGCGATATTAAGAGAGCCCAGGAGTTGCTTAGGTATCCCTGGTTCCAGAAGCCTGAGTGGACTCGTGAAGTGAATCTGTTCCTGAGGAAAAAGAAGAAGGTGGAAATAGAGGCGCTTTCGACGCACGGCCTGAAGTTTCTACATGACTACCTCAGGGATAAGATACGCGGCAGGAAGTTTATCGACTAGATATATAGAGGTCAGATACCGCTCTTTTGGAGTTGGGTGTAGTATATTTATATATGTTTTCTATTTAGAGCTATGCGAGGAGAGGTTAGAAAGGTCCAGCTAACCGGGGGTGCGACTCTCATTGTGAGTCTTCCGAAGGAGTGGGCGAAGCGCATTTCGCTATCCCCAGGTGACGAGGTGATGGTGGTGACTCAGCCCGACGACACGCTGGTCCTCATACCGAAGAAATTAGGAAAGCGGGCTGGGGTGATGGCTGAACTCGTCATCAACCGGCCGGTGGATGTGGCCGAGCTGGAGAGGCTCTTCATGACTTTATACATAGGCGGCGCAGAGGTTATTGTGGTGAGGTTCTCGCCAGCGGCTATGAGTCTGCGAAAGCAGATTAAGGAGTTTATACGGAGGCGTATAGTCGATATGGAGATTGTGGAGGAGGCCAGCGATAAACTGATTGTACAGTCAATGGTGTCGACTACGGAGCTGGCCGTCATGGACATAGCAGTGAAAATGCTACGGCTGGTGAGTAACATGCTCAGCGACTTAGTGGCGGGCTTGGAGAGAGATGACGTGGCTATGTTGAGAGATATTATAGAGAGAGACGACGAGGTTGATAGGCTGTATTGGTTAATAGAGCGCCAATTGAAGAGGGCGGCTATGTCTAGA
The sequence above is drawn from the Pyrobaculum ferrireducens genome and encodes:
- the psmA gene encoding archaeal proteasome endopeptidase complex subunit alpha, with protein sequence MFPPAMAGYDRAITIFSPEGKIYQVEYAGEAVKRGWPTVGVKCKSGVVLAAEKRKISALFDSSSLDKIYLIDDHVAASPSGLLADARILIDYARDVALSHRFIYDEPIDVEFLTKAVCNLKQQYTQFGGARPFGVALLIAGIDRHGARLYQTDPSGVYIGYFAAAIGAESGTITEYLEKNYKFDLEMGDCIDLAVKALASAVEISDSANIEVAYATIDEKKVKKLSQDDVATLLAKLGLLKKS
- a CDS encoding RNA-binding domain-containing protein, whose amino-acid sequence is MSCPVSLLHARVYIHATEDPDRVIQALKNVVSGRYVATVARGHHGNVINIVQVRLEDCEALEALKSIVARLDDIEFLVMLSGIEGTRLYAKFDKQYAYRGVLKISHSDDVVYVEVRGRALAVDDMRSFLLSMREALKR
- a CDS encoding DNA topoisomerase IV subunit A, translating into MSSRAEFLKRLEDWGAALTNSILKLQEPVMEIPARTLSNTIWDEKARMLRLGPEKLQRRFLDMKEARRFMQTVLMLRLIVEAIREDVYPTIRDLYYNGKHTIVFKDPLGRTHRENTWDEQAESNAVIEDIEVAANVLREEMGVSADVKGKIVGPIVVRSQGYELDASKFGETALSLPVNVDALEIVKVEATYVLVVEKDAIFQRLVREKFWSQENAILVTAKGMPDRATRRFIRRLNEEYKLPVYVLTDGDPYGWYIYSVYKSGSIKLSYESERLATPDAKFLGLTATDIDAYKISDNYVIAANDRDIKRAQELLRYPWFQKPEWTREVNLFLRKKKKVEIEALSTHGLKFLHDYLRDKIRGRKFID
- a CDS encoding phosphate signaling complex PhoU family protein, which gives rise to MRGEVRKVQLTGGATLIVSLPKEWAKRISLSPGDEVMVVTQPDDTLVLIPKKLGKRAGVMAELVINRPVDVAELERLFMTLYIGGAEVIVVRFSPAAMSLRKQIKEFIRRRIVDMEIVEEASDKLIVQSMVSTTELAVMDIAVKMLRLVSNMLSDLVAGLERDDVAMLRDIIERDDEVDRLYWLIERQLKRAAMSRYVMLELKIDDPRDLVEYVIIAKSIERMADHICRIAYVNQEEKVDMRLLGPILSKVSEFLRQAENLLVSETPAQRVAELQGEIIAWSQKARREEMPSDPATTIAKESALRIGEYVGDIVESLGRIRLKDKALVIGEALGRQQ
- a CDS encoding DNA topoisomerase VI subunit B, with the protein product MYAYEALPVAEWFRRNRELAGFHNPTRALYQTIRELTENSLDATETYGILPTILLRVNVEDEQKGWVSVYAEDNGIGIPGNEIPNVFGRVFYSSKYRIKQHRGVFGLGLKMVVLYAQSTTNKPVLVRSATLKSDKIFEYQIMIDTNSNSPIILDRREYPNKYRWHGTAVKVYLEGNWLASKKRIEDYLRRTAIIAPYAEIIFKGPDLELWLKRRTTKLPPAPKEGLPHPRSVDVDTLKQMIQESRGLTLQEFLMENFDAVGEGTAKAFLEWAGFNPNMKVRALTPEELVRLVEKMKQYEGWRRPRSDWLSPAGAELLEIGAKAILGAEAVFAVTRKPESYGGHPFIVEAAVAWGGQIPPGDRPVLLRYANKIPLLYDEGADVARKVVDEFNWQNYKVKFPAPLAVIIHVCSTKIPYASAGKEAIAEVPEIEKEMRLALRDAAKKLRLYLSRKEKEMEMLNRYITLAKYIDEVAYNLALVTRIDKESIARNLHKLIEKKIGLTVDELVKHTLSMSSAQQEMAEAAPQ